The DNA region ACGCACTTGAGCGAGAAGGGCGGGATGGAATGCTCGCCCGTCCGGTACAGGGTGAGTTCGTACCGAAGCAGATCGATGTTCGTGCCGCCGGGTCCGGACAGGGGTCCTTCATGCTCGAAGGACAGGAGATCGAAACCTGCCGGAGGCGTCCCGGATTCCGGCCATTCGATGGCGGAATCGCCGGGACTCTTCACGGTGATCCGGTACTGGAAGGGATCGCCCACGGTAATCCGGTCGCGGTCCACCGTGGCCTCGATCGAGAACCAGGGATCTCCTTCCTGCGGTACCGGGAAGGCTCCGGTGTCGACCGGGTCCGACGCGATGGCCACCAGGACGGTGGCGAGTAAACAGGAACGCCTCACCGCATGCCGCCTCACGTCACGATTTCGGTGTCAGGGCGACCATTTCGTTGATCCGGGCGATGAACCCGGCCCTGGCCAGGGACACGACGGGGCTGTTCCTTTGCTTGACGTAGACCAGGCTCTCGTCCCCGGGGAGGGAATTGCCCACCAGGAGCGAAAGGCGCTCCTCCGGCACGTTGTCCCGGCCCCCGACCTGCAACGTAATTTCCATGACCGGCCGGTCCAGTCCGAAGGTGGTCAGGTCCACTTCGGGGTCCGCCGTTACGAAGACCTCAGAATACAATGTATCCAGCTCACTGAAGGCCCGGCCGACCGAGATCGCGTCCGCGTCGCCGGTTGAAGGCTCTTCCAGTTTCCACAAGACCCTCTGCTTCTGGTCGCGGCGCACCCGCAGCCGGTCGTCGGGCGTGACCACTTCGAACATGTGTACCTCGTAGCCCTTGAACCGCAGGATCTTGTTGTCGCGCATCTCGATCGCGGAGGCCGGCATGCGCTGCAGGCTGGCAGCGTCCACTGCGTAGATCCACTCTTCCGACGGATCCATGACGTAGGTGTACTGCCCGTCGCCGGAGTCCGAACCGACCAGGATTTCCTGGGGGCTCACCCGATCATCTATCGTAAGCGAAAGGCGGACGACCGGTTGCTCGAAACCGTACGCCGCGCCGTTCGCGGCCGTCGCCGGGATGTGGTCCCGCACGCGCATGATCTCCAGGCTGTCCAGCATGGCCGTGATGAACTGGTCGTTCGCTCTCAGCTCGTAGGGCGACGTCATCCGCCAGTCCTCGAAGGCATGCTTGACCAGGGTCACGTTCTCGTCTCCTAAGTTCATCGAAAAAGTGGGGACCCTGTAGGACTGGAAATCGAAAGCCGTAATGCGCCGGTAGAAGTCGGGTTCCCGATCCAGTTGCCGCGGAATCGACGTCGAGACCGAGTATACGTTGCGCCTTTCGCTGGTCATGGCGTAGACCCGGCCCATCTCCTCATTGCCCAGGAACAGCGTATGGAGGATGCTGCCGTCGCCGGATTTCACGGTCGCCGTCATCACCGGATCCGCGAGGCCGTACCCTGCAAGGGAAGACGGCTCGTCGTCGATGAAGGAAATGGCCGTGGCGGCGGTGATCGTACTCAATGCGTTGATCACTTCATCGCGCTCCGCCGGCAGCCGGAAGGGCGCTTCCACGCGCCAGGTCCCGTAGGGATCCAGTTTGAGGACAATGCGGCGGCCGCCCTTTTCGAGGACTATCTCCTCCACCTCGTTCTGTTCGACCCGCATCAGCCTGCGGTCCCGCAGTGCATCAGTCGTCTTGCGCAGGGTCCCGTTGGTTTGCGCGGAGATGAGAAACACCCGCCGCGTGCCCTGTTCCACGGCGTAGTGGGCCGCGCCCGTCGGGTTCACGTCTCCCAGCAGCAATACCATGGGCTTGTCGAGACCCCTGATGACCTCGACAGACGCCGACGGACGCTCGAGGCCGTACTCCGAAAGGACTTCCGCCGAATCAGCAATGGTCCGTGCTGGAGACAGGGCGGAGAATTCCCGCAGCAGCGTAACCACGATGTCCGGGTCCGCTGCGTACCGGACCGGATCGGTAATCACCCAGCCTTCCAGCGGAACTTTCTCGACCGTCGTGACCGCACCGTCCACGGCCACCTTGATCTCGACGACCTCTTCCGCGTTGAGCTCGAACACGCGCTCGGCTTCAGCCACTTCCTCTTCCTCGAGCACGAAGAGGAAGAAAACGGCCGCCAGCAATCCCAGGATCACGGCCAGCACGATCGTATACCGTCCACCGCTCACGTCGCTACGCCTCCTATTTC from Gemmatimonadota bacterium includes:
- a CDS encoding DUF4340 domain-containing protein — protein: MSGGRYTIVLAVILGLLAAVFFLFVLEEEEVAEAERVFELNAEEVVEIKVAVDGAVTTVEKVPLEGWVITDPVRYAADPDIVVTLLREFSALSPARTIADSAEVLSEYGLERPSASVEVIRGLDKPMVLLLGDVNPTGAAHYAVEQGTRRVFLISAQTNGTLRKTTDALRDRRLMRVEQNEVEEIVLEKGGRRIVLKLDPYGTWRVEAPFRLPAERDEVINALSTITAATAISFIDDEPSSLAGYGLADPVMTATVKSGDGSILHTLFLGNEEMGRVYAMTSERRNVYSVSTSIPRQLDREPDFYRRITAFDFQSYRVPTFSMNLGDENVTLVKHAFEDWRMTSPYELRANDQFITAMLDSLEIMRVRDHIPATAANGAAYGFEQPVVRLSLTIDDRVSPQEILVGSDSGDGQYTYVMDPSEEWIYAVDAASLQRMPASAIEMRDNKILRFKGYEVHMFEVVTPDDRLRVRRDQKQRVLWKLEEPSTGDADAISVGRAFSELDTLYSEVFVTADPEVDLTTFGLDRPVMEITLQVGGRDNVPEERLSLLVGNSLPGDESLVYVKQRNSPVVSLARAGFIARINEMVALTPKS